A genomic stretch from Dermochelys coriacea isolate rDerCor1 chromosome 24, rDerCor1.pri.v4, whole genome shotgun sequence includes:
- the RIT1 gene encoding GTP-binding protein Rit1 isoform X3, translating to MQALGQTMTMQFISHRFPEDHDPTIEDAYKIRIRIDDEPANLDILDTAGQAEFTAMRDQYMRAGEGFIICYSITDRRSFHEVREFKQLIYRVRRTDDTPVVLVGNKSDLTLLRQVSKEEGAALAREFSCPFFETSAVFRYYIDDVFHALVREIRRKEKEAVMALEKKSKPKSSVWKRLKSPFRKKKDSVT from the exons CTATGACCATGCAGTTCATAAGCCACCGGTTCCCAGAGGACCATGATCCTACCATTG AGGATGCTTATAAAATACGAATACGGATTGATGATGAACCTGCAAATTTGGACATTTTGGACACAGCAGGACAG GCAGAGTTTACAGCCATGCGGGACCAGTACATGAGGGCAGGTGAGGGATTTATCATCTGTTATTCAATCACGGATCGCCGCAGTTTTCATGAAGTGCGTGAGTTCAAACAGCTCATCTACCGTGTTCGGCGCACTGATGACACTCCTGTGGTTCTTGTGGGGAACAAATCTGATCTGACGCTGCTACGACAG GTCTCCAAAGAAGAAGGCGCAGCTTTAGCACGAGAATTCAGCTGCCCTTTTTTTGAAACTTCAGCCGTGTTCCGCTATTATATTGATGATGTATTTCATGCTCTCGTGCGAGAAATCCGTAGGAAAGAGAAGGAAGCAGTAATggccctggaaaaaaaatccaaacccaaaAGCAGCGTATGGAAAAGACTAAAGTCACCGTTCCGAAAGAAGAAAGATTCAGTGACCTGA